CTAGGTTTCACTCTGAGAATTAGCACAGTAGTGCATGAGCACGGCGGTGACCGGGACACAGACCCCGCTGCCCTCCCCTCACCGATGAACTTGGCGCGgctcatggcggcggcggcggcggcggcggcggcggggtgggggtgggggtgggggtggggtcgGTGCGGGACGCGCCTGCGCCTGCGCGGGGCGGTGTCCTCCAGCTTCCCGTCAGCCCCCGCGCctcgccgccccgccccgccccgcctgaAGGTGAGCGGTAGGGCGGCGCGACATGGCGGCGTACCTGACGCACCAGCAGAAGGTGCTGCGGCTGTACAAGAAATCCCTGCGGCACCTGGAGTCCTGGTGCATCCACcggtgagggagggagggagggaggggactCCAGGGAGAGCGAAGAGGCCTACAGTCTCTCTTGCTTTGTTCCCCGGCTTGGCTGGGCCGTcgccctcttccttccttccctcccctgggCCATGGCGGCGGTGGGGAGGAGAAGCCTCCTCAGTCGCTGCCCGTGCCCGCCGTGCAGGCGGGCGCTGTGAGAACGGGAGTCCCTCAGGGGCCTGTGGCCAAGCCCTGTCTTTACACCGGGATAACTAGTGAGGTTGCTATGCTTTATTTTGGTATCtggttccccccctcccccttttctctctccatcaCACGTACTGCGTTTGTCACTATGCGTAACCTCTTTCTGTAGAGACAAGTACCGCTACTTCGCCGTCCTCCTGAGAGACCGGTTTGACCAACACAAGAATGAGAAGGACATGGTGAAGGCAACAGAGCTGCTGAAGGCAGGTGAGGAAGAGTTTTGGGCAAACCAGCATCCTCAGCCTTACATCTTCCCTGACTCTCCTGGGGGCACTTCTTATGAGAGATATGAATGTTACAAGGTAAGGTGGCCTGTGAGATTGTGTGTTAGTGTGTGTGGGACTAACATGcttacctttttcctttttcagtgaaTGGAAAGTGTTTTAAGTAGCCTT
This Dromaius novaehollandiae isolate bDroNov1 chromosome 2, bDroNov1.hap1, whole genome shotgun sequence DNA region includes the following protein-coding sequences:
- the NDUFB9 gene encoding NADH dehydrogenase [ubiquinone] 1 beta subcomplex subunit 9; its protein translation is MAAYLTHQQKVLRLYKKSLRHLESWCIHRDKYRYFAVLLRDRFDQHKNEKDMVKATELLKAGEEEFWANQHPQPYIFPDSPGGTSYERYECYKLPEWCLDFWHPSEKAMYPDYFAKREQWKKLQLESWDKEIKQLEEETPPDGPKTEALPPARKEGHLPPLWWQYVTRPRESPM